In Halovivax gelatinilyticus, the following are encoded in one genomic region:
- a CDS encoding cation-translocating P-type ATPase: protein MAVSDEIDRPHAEPIESLYERLETGPEGLDRAEAKRRFDRYGPNEIETGEGVSVWQILAEQYTSALIWVLIVAAAVMGAVGHTLDAAVIAGIVVFITLFGFVQDYRAEQSIAALAELSTTRAIVRRDGETVEIDARRVVPGDVVSVESGDIVPADARLVSESNLSVDESALTGESVGVSKEPGTVDPETSIAERTNAIYKDTVVERGSGTALVVGTGGATEIGEIAAALETAEERDTPFQAEMDRLGKVIAVGVVAIVAVIAVTELLIGDTAPLAVFLTAVGIAVSAVPEGLPAVVTLSLALGARRMAEQNALVRRLPIVEALGSVDVICTDKTGTLTEEEMTVTRLFADDETFDVTGSGFDPRGEFRRDGETVSPDRFATLFRCGMLCNNVDIGRRETDDESAVENDPNVADGGVAPTGERAVPSEGDAGPESQVYLGDPTEISLFVAAEKAGLDRRELTERYPRIGEVDFTSDRKRMTTLHRTPEGDRVAYMKGAPETVLERCDRELVDGEVVSLTDERRAEIEATNEAFAEDALRVMAFASKSNAPAEAAEAIEDEMIFLGLQGMLDPPRDEVPAAIDACQRAGIDVVMVTGDNAVTARAIGEAVGIDSPSVVTGPELEEASDAELVDLLAEVDIFARTSPAHKTRILQTLQGQGHTVAMTGDGVNDAPAVKNADVGIAMGIRGTDVTEQASDIVLLDDNFATIRDAVHGGRRIFDNVRKFVNYLLSGNGGEVTMIFTGSMAGLGLVITPIQILWINVVTDGIPALSMGVDPAAPDIMDREPRKRSEGVITTRIVTSVVGIALFMTICLLPLFTFNFTGQVIPGYDLVGTVTDWEPGYEPSRDLAQTMVFTGFVVMEIVRIQAIRFRYGLGIFSNRWLVLAVFVAVGLQLLVLYTPAGQLLFDVEPLALVHWVQIGIAAGVFAVLMAIFVKVQDRYFDRY from the coding sequence ATGGCGGTATCCGACGAGATCGACCGGCCACACGCCGAGCCGATCGAGTCGCTCTACGAGCGGCTGGAAACGGGTCCGGAGGGCCTGGACCGCGCCGAGGCGAAACGACGGTTCGACCGGTACGGACCGAACGAGATCGAAACGGGCGAGGGCGTCTCCGTCTGGCAGATTCTCGCCGAGCAATACACCTCGGCGCTCATCTGGGTACTGATCGTCGCTGCGGCCGTGATGGGCGCTGTCGGTCACACGCTCGACGCGGCCGTCATCGCTGGCATCGTCGTGTTCATCACCCTGTTCGGATTCGTCCAGGATTACCGGGCCGAACAGAGCATCGCCGCGCTGGCCGAACTCTCGACGACGCGAGCGATCGTCCGACGCGACGGAGAAACCGTCGAAATCGACGCCAGGCGGGTCGTCCCGGGCGACGTCGTCTCCGTGGAGTCTGGCGACATCGTCCCAGCGGACGCGCGTCTCGTCTCCGAATCGAATCTCAGCGTCGACGAATCGGCCCTGACCGGCGAGAGCGTCGGCGTCTCGAAGGAACCCGGAACGGTCGATCCGGAGACGTCGATCGCCGAGCGAACGAACGCGATTTACAAGGACACGGTGGTCGAGCGCGGTTCCGGGACGGCCCTGGTAGTCGGGACGGGCGGGGCGACTGAGATCGGCGAGATCGCCGCGGCGCTCGAAACGGCCGAGGAACGCGATACGCCGTTCCAGGCCGAGATGGACCGGCTAGGAAAGGTGATCGCCGTCGGCGTCGTCGCCATCGTCGCGGTCATCGCCGTCACCGAACTCCTCATCGGCGACACGGCGCCGCTTGCGGTCTTCTTGACGGCCGTCGGGATCGCCGTTTCCGCCGTCCCGGAGGGCCTCCCTGCGGTCGTCACCCTGTCGCTGGCGCTCGGGGCACGACGGATGGCCGAGCAGAACGCGCTCGTTCGTCGACTCCCGATCGTCGAAGCGCTCGGGTCCGTCGACGTCATCTGTACCGACAAGACTGGGACGCTCACCGAAGAGGAGATGACCGTCACGCGGCTGTTCGCCGACGACGAGACGTTCGACGTGACCGGGTCGGGATTCGATCCCCGCGGCGAGTTTCGTCGGGATGGTGAGACCGTCTCGCCGGATCGGTTCGCGACACTGTTTCGCTGTGGAATGTTGTGTAACAACGTCGACATCGGCCGACGCGAAACCGACGACGAGTCAGCCGTTGAGAACGACCCCAACGTGGCCGACGGCGGCGTTGCACCGACGGGCGAGCGCGCCGTCCCGTCGGAGGGGGATGCGGGACCGGAGTCGCAGGTTTACCTCGGCGATCCGACCGAGATCTCGCTGTTCGTCGCGGCGGAGAAAGCCGGACTGGACCGCCGCGAATTGACGGAGCGATATCCCCGGATCGGCGAGGTGGACTTCACCTCCGATCGAAAGCGGATGACGACGCTACACCGGACCCCCGAGGGCGACCGTGTCGCCTACATGAAGGGCGCTCCGGAAACCGTCTTGGAGCGGTGTGACCGCGAACTGGTCGACGGTGAGGTCGTTTCTCTCACCGACGAGCGCCGGGCCGAGATCGAAGCCACGAACGAGGCGTTCGCCGAGGACGCCCTGCGCGTGATGGCGTTCGCGTCCAAATCGAACGCGCCGGCGGAGGCGGCCGAGGCGATCGAAGACGAGATGATCTTTCTCGGCCTGCAGGGAATGCTCGACCCGCCCAGAGACGAGGTGCCGGCCGCGATCGACGCCTGCCAGCGCGCTGGTATCGATGTCGTGATGGTGACCGGCGACAACGCGGTGACGGCGCGCGCCATCGGCGAGGCGGTCGGTATCGATTCGCCCTCGGTGGTCACGGGCCCGGAACTGGAGGAGGCGAGCGACGCGGAACTTGTCGACCTGCTCGCGGAGGTGGACATCTTCGCGCGCACCTCGCCGGCGCACAAGACGCGGATCTTACAGACGCTACAAGGTCAGGGCCACACGGTCGCGATGACGGGTGACGGCGTCAACGACGCGCCTGCGGTCAAGAACGCGGACGTCGGCATCGCGATGGGTATCCGCGGAACGGACGTCACCGAGCAGGCGTCGGACATCGTCTTGCTGGACGATAACTTCGCGACGATCCGCGACGCGGTCCACGGCGGCCGGCGCATCTTCGACAACGTCAGAAAGTTCGTCAACTATCTGCTGTCTGGCAACGGCGGCGAGGTGACGATGATCTTCACCGGATCGATGGCCGGGCTCGGACTCGTCATCACGCCGATCCAGATTCTCTGGATCAACGTCGTCACCGACGGCATCCCGGCGCTGTCGATGGGCGTCGACCCGGCGGCGCCGGACATCATGGATCGCGAGCCTCGAAAGCGTTCGGAGGGCGTGATCACGACGCGTATCGTCACCTCCGTCGTCGGAATTGCCCTCTTCATGACGATCTGTCTCCTGCCGCTCTTTACGTTTAACTTCACCGGGCAGGTGATTCCTGGCTACGACCTGGTGGGGACGGTGACCGACTGGGAACCGGGGTACGAGCCGAGCCGCGACCTCGCACAGACGATGGTCTTCACCGGCTTCGTCGTCATGGAAATCGTTCGTATCCAGGCGATTCGCTTTCGGTACGGACTCGGTATTTTCTCGAATCGCTGGCTCGTCCTTGCGGTCTTCGTCGCCGTGGGGCTGCAGTTACTCGTACTGTACACACCGGCCGGTCAGCTCCTGTTCGACGTCGAACCGCTCGCACTCGTCCACTGGGTTCAGATCGGGATAGCGGCGGGGGTCTTCGCCGTGTTGATGGCAATTTTCGTGAAAGTTCAAGACCGTTACTTCGATCGGTACTGA